The genomic region agaATATAATGTACTTATACTACATGTAACACTCACAGCGGGGAGCCCCTGTAACTTGAGTTAGCCACACACTGGAAAGTGGATATGGTGAAAGCCCATGGGGATACCCATAAACAAATGGAGATGAAAGTGATATTGCAGGTTTAATGGCAACATAAGATAACAGGAACAGTCAAACATCAAAAACAAGGTCAAGCCAAGGTTGTTATCAGGAAATCCAGGagggcaaggaatgctggaacaatgctggaacaagaacACTGGAAGAAGGAATTCAGGAACAAGGAACGCAGGTCATACAGGAACACACAAGGCTCGGGACTGGGTTAATAAAGGGATGGTGAtgaggaatgggaaacacatgagggaaacaaGGTGGGTGGAGAACAAGGAGGAGAAAACTATAGAACTTATAGCATAGGTGTCACGGTCTGCACCCTAAAcaagaactagtgccaagctccctggtctcggctcagcttcaccagtagtgtgaccgcctttggctttgggaggagccctcagccttccttagatgccacctggactttacgagaggagcaaggcgaggagttctggcaggcaaaggggcacggcagttgtaaaagtcagttaggccgaaggtcgcagtataacaggataaggcagaatcgtagtcaggcaggctgggtcgaggcaggcaaagggtcaaaaccgggtgatcaatcaaagggttaagcagaagagttgccataggcaggcaaaggtcaggatacagattgtcggattgtcagaaagcaggctgggtcaaacacggataatcagatcagaatacaAAACAGACgctcaaggctcaggaaaccacaagaactaagttctatcacgggcaatgtctGGAAGCCTTTCCAAgctatttatacatttgaattttggcgcaattgcgcgctggcgtcatcacgtcagcgcacctgcgcctttaagaaacatgGAGGTGCGCGCGCCCTTAGAGGGACAAGATGGCGCCGGATAAGGAGCGGCGTGGGGGGCGTCCCCGCCACACCCCTAGACCATCAGGGCAGGTAAGTTTTGTTACAATAGGAACCAGGACCAGCTCTaaaagcctccagtggctcatggAGTAAGTGCAGCACACATGAGTGCACCTCCTAGTGTTCAACTCCCGGGCTGGTCCTGATATTACCCCCGCCCCTTTAGGATCATCCCAAAGTCAAATGGCCCCacatcctttttagtccaataACTGGAATACTACTGGGAACTGGAATGGGGGCATCAACAGGAACAGAAACCACTTCGCCAGAGTCAAGAACCACCTCACCAGGGTCAGGGACCAGAGCAGAAACATCACAGGCACCCATTACCAGGAGCACAGGAGGCAcacattacaggtggcggaccagtaGCACAGGAGACACTcattacaggtggcagaccaggagcatAGGATGCACCCATTACATGTGGCAGACCAGGAGCATAGGATGCACCCATTACATGTGGCAGACCAGGAGCATaggaggcacccattacaggtggtaGGCCAGGAACACAGGAGGTACTCATCACATGTGGCTGACCAGGAGCACAGGTACCCATTACAGGAGCAGATAGGTTCTCAGGCccagaggccagggcaaacaTTGGCTGGAAAGCCGGCACAGAAACAgacactggctgggaagccggcacggGAACAGGCACTACTCATCACTGGGAAGATGTCGGCACCAGGGAGCAGCAATAGACAGGCTGGAGGACCAGCTCCAATAGATATGGAGTGTGTAATGAACTGGTTAAAGAGAGCACGGCCGGAAGAACTGAGCCGAATGATGCAGCAGGCAGGCATTGCGTCGCACACCAATGAGGACGTGGTAGAGTCGGCTACTCCAGATTCAGAAGACACCCCCCGTGTGTTAGGCAGACCAGCCGTGAAGAGAAAGCTGACTTTGAAGCTCTCTCTTTACAGCAGGCACCGAGTGACACAGGCAGTATCAGCGGGGAACAGCCAGGAACCTCCTTTCTGCAAGCAGGTAATTATGCTACTGAACTGAATGCACTCAAACATGCTTTAACATCTTTATCAGAGCTATTTGGTAATATGCAGGAAAAAGTCAATAGGTAAGAAGGAGGGTTGCCCCCTGGAGTGGCAGAAACCAGTTTAAGGGATGTAGTGACATGTGAACCAACCCCATTAGCTTTGCATTTGTCCACCTCAGTGAAGGACAAGATAGTAAAGGGTTATCATATAGATATTCTCTCATTCTTACCAGCCTACAAGGAGTTCCTCAAATCTGATAAGAAAGGAGATAGCGAAGAAATCCGTAGACGCCCGGTACCAAGAACATTTACCAATTGGCTACAAGCGTTTTGCATATTTGCCAATGTTCTATGTTCTAGTAAACCTCAACTATCCCCTCAAATACCAGCATAACCCAACACATGCTGCGCATTCAACGATACTATATGCAAATTTCAAAACTCATGTAAGTACAAACACGAGTGTTCTCACTGTGCAGGCAATTACCCAGCCTTTTGCTGCGTACGGAAATTCTCTGCCTACAGTAAATCcaatacaaaagaacagatggCCAAAGGCAACAACGCCGGTGAATTTAGCAAAAATGTTGCCTTGGATAAGCAGTTAACCAAACAAACTGAAAGCGGATCTAATTAAGTTTGGTAATTACAGATGCTGTTTAATAAACTTTGACTGTGGCCTTTCTCCATAGAAAACAAGGtgtttaagttttattttgctaagAACGGATTCTTATGTTTAAGTGTTCATGCCTACTGATCTCATGCAGACTGAATGATGTAGTCCTGCTTCGGCCTCATCCTCCCcgtcccaagggagttgcagttcaacaacggAACCAAGGGCGGCAGGCACAGAGGGCTTTCCCTTAGGCTTTCTACAgtttggctgagtcattctgtaatgCTCACAGTGGGGAGCCGCTGTAACTGGAGTTAGCCACACACTGAGAAGTGggtatggcggaagcccagggggatGCCCATAAACAGTTGGAGATGATATAGTGATATTGCAGGTTTATTGGAAACAGAAGATAACAggaacagtcaaaaataaaaaaaaaacaagttcaagCCAAGGTCATTACCAGGAAAACCAGGagggcaaggaatgctggaacaagATCATTGGAAGAAGGAATTCAGGAACACGGAATACAGGAACAAGGAATGCAGGTCATAAAGGAACACACACAATGACGGTTTATAAAGGGATGGTGATGAGGAATtggaaacacatgagggaaacaaGGTGGGTGGAGAAAAGGGAGGAGAAAACTATAGACAGGGAGAACACCTGAACATATAGCATATGAACTAGGACCAGACCTAAGAGCCTCAACTGGTGCAAGTATCCACAGCGTCTCATAGAAGTAGTCAATCTTCAGGCCCAGCTCCAACACTCCAGAGTGTGAACACATCTTTCACGGGAATCCTTACCAGGAAGTTCCTTTACTCTCTTTGCTGCCTCCAAACTCCAAATGATCACCACCTATGTGGTTTCTCTCCATAGCCTGGGGTCTTTTGCTGCAACAAATCACTCCATCCTGAAGTGAATAGAAAGTAAAACTGAActtgagcacatggcagctcagctttttatacttcttgcatagtgacaccttctggcaaatctggaatctgccagggctCACTGTACATGGGACAAAGGACTCACTGCCCCTCCCAGGTCCAATTTATATCCAACATTTAACTGGCCACAgtaggggatttccaaccatttggagattttcagaccatagggaaACATACATATGGGTCACTACATCAGTACAACAAATGAGTGttggaagaggtccaggtgcacctccctgaaccttcagctaagggagtgGATCAAACTCATATTGTAGTAGAGCAGGTACTCAAAAATCAATCTTCCAAAGAGAGGTATAAAAAGATTGTAGTTTATTTAGTACATACGGACATAGCCTTACACGACACTAAACAACAGGCTGAACTTTTTGTTATGacagcatatttaaaggaaaaaacaccAAGGAGCACTCGATTACAAATACCAATCACAATAGGGACTCTAGTCTCCCAAGGGCAGTAGCCAAGGATATTACATCATAAATGTGAGCCTGCCTCCAACAAGAGGATTGGGCACCATCTTAGTGTTATGAAATGGTAAAGACAAATCAAAATAACCAAAACtttataacaaaaacaataacacaaaaattTTATAACTATACAAAAACATGAACAAAGGCACAAGAAaacaagagaaaagagaaatacaaCTCATCATGACatgaaattaaataatatatttccgTCAAAAATCAGAAATAACATGTTACATAATATTCATTAATCATGCCTAGAGGAAATCCAGTGGCCAGGGTAAAATCCATTTAGTTTGTTATGGAGTGGTTCAAGTTCCTTTTTAACTTTattgtaaacacatttttttctcaacTATAAGTTCCATTATTTTTAAGGAACAGCCAGTAAGGACTATGTTCCATTTGGACATAAATGTGTTATGTCGCAAATTTTTATTCTGAGACAACTCGGGATCATattgaaatacaaatatttgtGGCATTTCGTgaaatggtgccggcgtctcgtttttgacgctggcatcttgtttttgacgccggcgcccgtttttttgaattttcgcaggagtttctcgaatttattcgcccatcactacagctgaGTCACTTTTGGTTGAGCAGTgagtgcagcagggtttagtaTACATTTAATCGTGGATAGGCAATGACTAATGAGAAGGCAGATATATATGGAACTTTGACTCACCATACCACAAGTCATATAGCACAAAACTAGAAAATGATGATACTGCCTTAAAAATGCTCTATTTTGCCTAAAATATCAAATAAGGTAAACAATAAATTTGCCTTGCCTgtctttttaaagtgatactgaaacatATCTTTGGAACGGTGACAGTTTGCAAATTGATCGGAATTGTAGTTTGAGCAAAAGATACTGCAGCTGAGTGGGAAATTGGGAAAATGTGTTGTGATCAAGTTATATAGATACTTCGAGCATGCTTGCTAAATGTTCTTTGGTATAATGGAAAGAATAAGGTCTGGATCAGCTATAGTAGAGAGATTGATGCCTCATCTCAGCGATAGAAAAGGAACATACCATAGTTCTGCACAGCTTTAGATAAAGACTTATGGGGCAACACTCTGGCCTCGCTCATCTCTTCTATTACTTTTAATGCAATGACCTTCCAATGACCTTTACTGTAAAGGTTAGCTGTCCCAGGTGAAGGTGAAAAGTAAATCAAAACCAAAAAACGGACCGCGCTCATTCAGGAATTAGTGCAAATaagtgatttattgaaaaaaacatccAACATTTCCAGCAATGCTGTGCTCTTCCCCAACGACCaaccaaacaagaaaaaaaaaaaaaggaagcaagGAGGAGCACAGAAGTGCTGGAAAGTTGAATGTTTTTCAATAAATcacgtattatatatatatatatatatatatatattatatatttacatatatatataggatatatatattatccttCTCTTTATCATGTGTTAGACATGCTGTCAGTAAGTCCTTCAGTAACACATCTTCTgtaattgcaaatatatattactTAAATTTTATCttctcaaaaatgaaaaatacttctcTGAAAATGAGACTGCCATTAAAAAGGGAAAAGGTGTACTTGATAAGCCATTTTAGACACTTCCTTTTTAAACAAAccaatatctataaaatataagtGGGTTCTGACACAAGGGGAAACTTTTGTACTAAATAAGTAGATATTTGCtactcaagaaataaaaaaaaacaagagatgtGTGTCTTCTTTCAGGTTTTTCTAATAAATGCTCAACAAACAAAATTCTATATATTTGTGACGCAGGTGACTGAGACAGAAAATGTCAGGCAATGAAAGGGTGCATTGAATTAGACTTTAAGACCTTCTTTAAAGCGAGCACACATCTTTGCATATTAGACATAAAAGCTTTATTGTTTAATAGAAAAGCAATGAAATATCAGTATTGGTTGAAATCATATATTTATagtaagaaataatatatattcctacatattataataatgtaacatatatatatatatatatatatattactgtatgaATGCAGTGTATTATAGTTGCTAAATATGTATGCAATATATCAAAGACTTTCTGTGATTTTCTGTTTATTCCtcagtaaatattgctttgtgtttatttctggttttagtaaaataatataacattttggtagaaatatacagaaaagaagCCCGCAGTTTGAAGAgattatggcaaatatctccactgccaccatgtatttgcctttggtgctcagataggccgggatcattgtgatccaaacactgcagaagagcaacatgctgaaagtgatgtacttggcctcattaaaactgtccggtaatgtccgagccaagaaagctacaatgaaactcacagatgccaaCAATCCCATGTAGGAGAGGACAATATAGAAAGCAACtactgagccctcattgcactgaatgatgataaTTCCAGGTTTAGAATGTATGTTTTGCTCTGCAAATGGGGGAGAAATGACCAACCAGATAACACTAATTACTATTTGGATGACTGAACAAACAAAAGCAATATAATTTGCCTCTTTGGGCCCCATCCATTTTCTCCAGGAGCTCCCTGGCTTGGAGGCTTTGAAAGCAATGCAAACCATTATAGTCTTGGCCAGGACACAAGAGACAGATGTGGAGAAGGTGATTGCAAAAGAGGTTTGCcggagcatgcaggttatatctaCAGGGTGACCGAGGAACAGAAATACagagaggaagctcagcttgatggtgaaaaggaggaggaagctcagaTTACGATTATTGGCTTTCACTACTGGAGTGTCTCGAAATGAAATGAAGATTCCCAACATACTCagtgatattaaaaaaagaatcaaagtGATGACATTAAAGATTAGAGTTAGAGGGTCTCTGTCATATGAGAGAAACTCAAGTGGTTTCTCAAGACACAATGTCTTCCCATGATTCGGCCATTTATAGTCCGGACATTTTACACAGTTCTCCATATCTGGTAAAAAGACAAATGTTTAACaggaatgtaaaaacaaaaatgaaaatggtaaacATAAATGACACCACCCAATTCTACTGTAATTATTTCACAGTACAACATCATCTACATCAAAGCCGAATTATCATATTGGCACCTCTAATTTTTGATATTAAATCAGTTTAATGTATGGTTAGAGAAAggacttggggcagatttatgtgaGATTAAAATTGGGAGATTAGAGTTTGTCAGAAATTTATTAGGGATCTTTAGACATGTGTTTATCAATGCATAAGCAAAAAGGGTACATGTGGGGGGTGGAGGGGTTGTGGCTCATGCAGGGGGGCAATAGGAAGCTTGTGGCAGGTGGGCCCAGTG from Xenopus laevis strain J_2021 chromosome 1S, Xenopus_laevis_v10.1, whole genome shotgun sequence harbors:
- the LOC108704001 gene encoding vomeronasal type-2 receptor 26 — protein: MLLSVFGDGGGVGDPAFRSTKSFSHLLSLSLLLLPAADLDGGDVFSYVISVHYFQTLKSQCSASCPPGYRKVPQNGAPPCCYDCASCSEGEVSNLTDMENCVKCPDYKWPNHGKTLCLEKPLEFLSYDRDPLTLIFNVITLILFLISLSMLGIFISFRDTPVVKANNRNLSFLLLFTIKLSFLSVFLFLGHPVDITCMLRQTSFAITFSTSVSCVLAKTIMVCIAFKASKPGSSWRKWMGPKEANYIAFVCSVIQIVISVIWLVISPPFAEQNIHSKPGIIIIQCNEGSVVAFYIVLSYMGLLASVSFIVAFLARTLPDSFNEAKYITFSMLLFCSVWITMIPAYLSTKGKYMVAVEIFAIISSNCGLLFCIFLPKCYIILLKPEINTKQYLLRNKQKITESL